In Natronomonas halophila, one DNA window encodes the following:
- the pyrB gene encoding aspartate carbamoyltransferase gives MRHDHLISAKQLSRDDIEAVLDRAAEIADDPGAVADAREDTLLGLCFFEPSTRTKMSFDTAMKRLGGDTVDMGSVESSSVKKGESLADTVRVIEGYTDAVVLRHPSEGAAKLASEFVDVPVINAGDGAGQHPTQTLLDLHTIRENAGFEDLTIGIMGDLKYGRTVHSLAHALTNFDVSQHFISPESLRLPRSVRFDLHESGAQVREHTEIEEVLETLDVLYVTRIQRERFPDENEYRQVAGQYRIDAEMLEAAKDDLTVMHPLPRVDEIAPDVDDTDHATYFEQAHNGVPVRMALLDEIL, from the coding sequence ATGCGTCACGACCACCTCATCAGCGCGAAACAGTTATCGCGTGATGATATCGAGGCGGTGTTGGACCGAGCCGCCGAGATTGCCGACGACCCCGGCGCGGTCGCCGATGCCCGCGAGGACACCCTGCTGGGCCTGTGCTTTTTCGAACCCAGCACGCGGACGAAGATGTCCTTCGATACCGCGATGAAGCGACTGGGCGGCGACACCGTCGATATGGGCAGCGTCGAATCCTCGTCGGTGAAGAAAGGCGAAAGCCTCGCGGACACCGTCCGCGTCATCGAGGGCTACACGGATGCGGTCGTCTTGCGCCATCCCTCCGAGGGGGCGGCCAAACTGGCCAGCGAGTTCGTCGACGTGCCCGTCATCAACGCCGGGGACGGCGCCGGACAGCACCCGACTCAGACCTTGCTGGACCTCCACACCATCCGGGAAAACGCCGGGTTCGAGGACCTCACCATCGGCATCATGGGCGACCTGAAATACGGTCGGACGGTTCACTCGCTGGCCCACGCGCTGACGAACTTCGACGTGAGCCAGCACTTCATCAGCCCCGAGAGCCTCCGGCTGCCCCGAAGCGTTCGTTTCGACCTGCACGAATCTGGCGCGCAGGTGCGCGAACACACCGAAATCGAGGAGGTACTCGAGACGCTGGACGTGCTCTACGTCACGCGCATCCAGCGCGAGCGCTTCCCCGACGAGAACGAATATCGGCAGGTCGCGGGGCAGTACCGCATCGACGCCGAGATGTTGGAGGCCGCCAAAGACGACCTGACGGTCATGCACCCGCTGCCGCGCGTCGACGAAATCGCGCCGGACGTCGACGACACCGACCACGCGACGTACTTCGAACAGGCACACAACGGCGTTCCCGTCCGAATGGCGCTTCTAGACGAGATACTATGA
- a CDS encoding RAD55 family ATPase, whose translation MSERLRTGIGVLDRKLNGGIPAGSIVALTAQPASQAELFLYELTATRGTLYISLDRTGDSVSNSITNSNTETGDPTVRDVTGDAPLDNAAKLVSALPENSNLIIDPADVLERQEATRYRNFLNELQNHIYNTESLAILHCLDGHDIPPLRDTTEHMADLVFQLKTSIKGDRIENHLAVPKFRGGQALSDIIKLELADEVDIDTSRDIA comes from the coding sequence ATGAGCGAGCGGCTTCGGACCGGAATCGGTGTCCTCGACAGGAAGCTTAACGGAGGGATTCCGGCCGGAAGCATCGTCGCGCTCACCGCTCAGCCCGCGAGCCAGGCGGAACTGTTCCTGTACGAACTGACCGCGACTCGCGGCACGCTCTACATCTCGCTGGACCGGACCGGCGATTCCGTCTCGAACAGCATTACCAACTCCAATACCGAGACGGGCGACCCGACGGTCCGCGACGTGACCGGTGACGCGCCGCTCGATAACGCCGCCAAACTCGTGTCCGCGCTACCCGAGAACTCCAATCTCATCATCGACCCCGCGGACGTGCTCGAACGGCAGGAAGCGACCCGCTATCGGAACTTCCTGAACGAACTCCAGAACCACATCTACAACACCGAGAGCCTCGCAATCCTCCACTGTCTCGATGGCCACGATATCCCGCCGCTTCGGGACACCACCGAACACATGGCGGACCTCGTCTTCCAACTGAAGACCTCCATCAAGGGCGACCGCATCGAGAACCATCTCGCAGTCCCCAAGTTCCGCGGCGGGCAGGCACTGTCCGACATTATCAAACTCGAACTGGCCGACGAGGTCGACATCGACACGAGTCGGGATATCGCCTAG
- a CDS encoding phosphomannomutase has translation MELFGTAGIRGDVQTDVTPSLALAVGQAAAVDGDEFVVGRDGRETGSALVAAVEAGLESGGADVTRLGQVPTPALAYASQGRRGIMVTASHNPPTDNGLKLFVDGTEYDRDAETAIESRVEAGPKLADWDDWGDTSRSDLLGEYREAVTDYVRNLVGSADGIRVAVDCGNGMASLAAPQVLRELGADVVALNANVDGHFPGRESKPTPESLEDLRAFVADGEFDLGIGHDGDADRLVVVDSEGDVIHEDTVLAIVAGFYVRASDAGDPVVVTTPNASARIDDHVESVGGRVERVRLGALHEGIAAVREEGSEDTAVVFAAEPWKHVHTQFGLWIDGVASAALVSALAASEGLDSLREPITERPYRKVSVDCPDERKSAAMSLLESRLPNAFPEAAVDTEYGVRLTFEDASWTLVRPSGTEPYMRIYAESDAVDALVDEVVEIVEGAIADAGDTA, from the coding sequence ATGGAACTCTTCGGAACCGCCGGCATCCGTGGGGACGTCCAGACGGACGTCACCCCGTCGCTCGCACTCGCCGTCGGGCAGGCGGCCGCCGTGGACGGCGACGAATTCGTCGTCGGCCGTGACGGCCGCGAAACTGGGTCGGCGCTCGTCGCCGCCGTCGAAGCAGGACTCGAAAGCGGCGGCGCTGACGTGACCCGACTTGGGCAGGTCCCGACACCGGCGCTAGCCTACGCTTCGCAGGGGCGCCGAGGCATCATGGTCACCGCCAGCCACAACCCGCCGACTGATAACGGGTTGAAACTCTTCGTCGACGGCACCGAGTACGACCGGGATGCCGAGACTGCAATCGAGTCCCGGGTCGAAGCCGGCCCGAAACTCGCCGATTGGGACGACTGGGGCGATACGTCTCGCTCGGACCTACTCGGCGAGTATCGCGAGGCGGTCACCGATTACGTCCGCAACCTCGTGGGTAGCGCCGACGGGATTCGCGTCGCCGTCGACTGCGGGAACGGCATGGCCAGTCTCGCGGCCCCGCAGGTACTCCGCGAACTCGGCGCCGACGTCGTCGCGCTCAACGCTAACGTCGACGGCCACTTTCCCGGTCGAGAATCCAAGCCCACGCCGGAGAGCCTCGAAGATCTGCGGGCGTTCGTCGCCGACGGCGAGTTCGACCTCGGAATAGGCCACGACGGCGACGCTGACCGACTCGTCGTGGTCGATAGCGAGGGCGACGTCATCCACGAGGATACGGTCTTGGCCATCGTCGCGGGGTTCTACGTCCGAGCGAGCGATGCTGGCGACCCCGTCGTCGTGACGACGCCGAACGCCTCGGCGCGCATCGACGACCACGTCGAAAGCGTCGGGGGTCGCGTCGAACGGGTCCGCCTCGGCGCGCTTCACGAGGGCATCGCCGCCGTTCGCGAGGAAGGAAGCGAGGACACCGCAGTCGTCTTCGCCGCGGAGCCGTGGAAACACGTCCACACGCAGTTCGGATTGTGGATAGACGGCGTCGCCAGCGCGGCGCTGGTCTCGGCCCTCGCCGCGAGCGAGGGACTCGATTCGCTCCGCGAGCCGATTACGGAGCGTCCGTATCGGAAGGTCAGCGTCGACTGTCCCGACGAACGGAAATCAGCAGCGATGTCGCTGCTGGAGTCCCGACTCCCCAACGCGTTCCCCGAGGCGGCCGTCGACACGGAGTACGGCGTCCGCCTGACGTTCGAGGACGCATCGTGGACGCTCGTCCGTCCGAGCGGCACGGAGCCGTACATGCGCATCTACGCGGAAAGCGATGCTGTCGACGCGCTGGTCGATGAGGTCGTCGAAATCGTCGAAGGGGCTATCGCCGACGCCGGCGATACCGCGTAG
- the cdd gene encoding cytidine deaminase: MDDRELLETARQAVDDSYAPYSEYRVGAALETDDGTVYTGCNIENANYSNSIHAEELALSKAIEAGHRSFERIAVSSSKRDGITPCGMCRQSLREFCDDDLRVICENEETPEAKPVVYTLGELIPNTISPETLE, translated from the coding sequence ATGGACGACAGGGAACTGCTGGAAACGGCCCGCCAGGCCGTCGACGACTCGTATGCCCCCTACTCCGAGTACCGCGTCGGCGCAGCGCTCGAAACTGACGATGGGACCGTGTATACGGGCTGTAACATCGAGAACGCCAACTACTCCAACAGCATCCACGCCGAGGAACTGGCGCTCTCGAAGGCCATCGAAGCCGGCCATCGTTCCTTCGAGCGCATCGCCGTCAGCAGCAGCAAGCGCGACGGCATTACGCCCTGCGGGATGTGCAGGCAATCGCTGCGGGAGTTCTGCGATGACGACCTACGAGTCATCTGTGAGAACGAGGAAACCCCGGAGGCTAAACCGGTGGTGTACACCCTCGGCGAACTCATTCCGAACACGATTTCCCCGGAGACGCTCGAATGA
- a CDS encoding nucleoside phosphorylase, producing MTGDSEDPNDDLQYHIELADGDVDGPVLLPGDPDRVEVIADYWDDYEERARHREYRTLSGAYDGEPVSVTSTGIGSPSTAIAVEELARVGAETFIRVGSCGAIQPEVDIGDLVITTAAVRQEGTSDEYVREDYPAAAHDEVVTALVTAAERLGYDYHLGVTCSTDSFYAGQSRPGFEDFRAAGSEERIEALQEAGVLNFEMEASAIMTLANIYGLRAGAVCTAYANRVTGEFRTEGEGRAAETASLAASILAKMDRKKAESGVDHWHAGLSIPEDEA from the coding sequence ATGACTGGGGATAGCGAAGACCCGAACGACGACCTCCAGTATCACATCGAACTGGCCGACGGCGACGTCGATGGGCCGGTCCTCCTGCCGGGGGACCCGGACCGCGTCGAGGTCATCGCAGACTACTGGGACGACTACGAGGAGCGAGCCCGCCACCGCGAATACCGGACGCTTTCGGGCGCCTACGACGGGGAGCCCGTCTCCGTCACATCCACGGGTATCGGCTCGCCGTCGACGGCCATCGCCGTCGAGGAACTCGCCCGCGTGGGCGCCGAGACGTTCATCCGCGTCGGCTCCTGCGGTGCGATTCAGCCGGAAGTCGACATCGGCGATTTGGTCATCACGACCGCTGCCGTCCGCCAAGAGGGCACCAGCGACGAATACGTCCGTGAGGACTACCCGGCGGCGGCCCACGACGAGGTCGTGACGGCACTGGTGACGGCGGCTGAACGTCTCGGCTACGACTACCACCTCGGCGTCACCTGTTCGACCGATTCCTTCTATGCCGGCCAGTCCCGGCCCGGATTCGAAGATTTCCGTGCCGCCGGCTCGGAGGAGCGAATCGAGGCGCTTCAGGAGGCCGGCGTGCTGAACTTCGAGATGGAGGCCAGCGCCATCATGACGCTGGCGAACATCTACGGCCTCCGTGCGGGAGCGGTCTGTACGGCCTACGCCAACCGCGTCACCGGCGAGTTCCGGACGGAGGGCGAGGGTCGGGCCGCCGAAACGGCATCGCTGGCAGCGTCGATTCTCGCGAAGATGGACCGAAAGAAGGCCGAATCCGGCGTCGACCACTGGCACGCCGGCCTGTCGATTCCCGAGGACGAGGCGTAG
- a CDS encoding J domain-containing protein, which translates to MQQDRLVFGLTVLFAAMTALVAALSLVLWEPVLLVMLVPLVVLTYAFWYRSSGKLRERIAQSGTRSRRGAGTETGGFGAGPREGFESARGQRAREAWERRQRQQRAGGAADGGGRRAGPQPSPSISKAEAYRRLGLDPGADEATVKRAYREKVKEVHPDRGGDEETFKKVTEAYETLTE; encoded by the coding sequence GTGCAGCAAGACCGGCTCGTCTTCGGATTGACCGTCCTGTTTGCGGCCATGACCGCGCTCGTCGCCGCGTTGAGCCTGGTCCTCTGGGAGCCGGTACTCCTCGTGATGCTCGTGCCGCTGGTAGTGCTGACCTACGCGTTCTGGTATCGCTCGTCGGGCAAACTCCGGGAGCGAATCGCCCAGTCCGGAACGCGCTCCCGACGAGGGGCTGGCACAGAAACGGGCGGGTTCGGGGCGGGGCCACGAGAGGGGTTCGAGAGTGCCCGCGGACAGCGCGCTCGGGAGGCGTGGGAGCGACGACAGCGGCAACAGCGGGCCGGCGGTGCTGCCGACGGGGGCGGCCGCCGTGCCGGCCCGCAGCCGTCGCCCTCAATCAGCAAGGCGGAGGCGTATCGACGCCTCGGCCTCGACCCCGGGGCCGACGAAGCCACAGTCAAGCGGGCTTATCGCGAGAAGGTAAAGGAAGTCCATCCGGACCGCGGGGGCGACGAAGAAACCTTCAAGAAGGTAACTGAGGCTTACGAGACGCTGACCGAGTAG
- a CDS encoding MBL fold metallo-hydrolase: MAVTHALGDIYTVDPHLMGSPGALTLYVIDAPQPTIVDTGSANSPEKIYDALDSIGIDRTEVEHVLVTHVHLDHAGGAGHLAAELPNAEFHVHERGLPYITDPDQLARLKRSVDRAMGVENAYGEPKLLDADRCHTVADGERVDIGDRELELIDAPGHAPHHFAAYDPKTEAMFSIDAAGMHLAGAMRPTTPPPGFDLEANLETVDRLRAYDPEKNLYGHVGPGGDDAVAELDRYEAMLPEWVDLLREKRNEHEDDVGAIVADLGDEWQSPTVQRDVAGVLHYLDEDD; the protein is encoded by the coding sequence ATGGCAGTCACCCACGCCCTCGGGGACATCTACACCGTCGACCCACACCTCATGGGGTCGCCCGGCGCGCTCACCCTCTATGTCATCGACGCGCCCCAACCGACCATCGTCGACACCGGGTCGGCGAACTCCCCCGAGAAGATTTACGACGCCCTCGACAGCATCGGCATCGACCGAACCGAGGTCGAACACGTCCTCGTCACCCACGTCCATCTCGACCACGCGGGCGGCGCCGGCCACCTCGCCGCCGAACTCCCGAACGCCGAGTTCCACGTCCACGAGCGCGGCCTGCCCTACATTACGGACCCCGACCAACTCGCGCGCCTCAAACGGAGCGTCGACCGCGCGATGGGTGTCGAAAACGCCTACGGTGAACCGAAACTCCTTGACGCCGACCGGTGCCACACGGTCGCCGACGGCGAACGCGTCGATATCGGCGACCGGGAACTCGAACTCATCGACGCGCCGGGCCACGCCCCCCATCACTTCGCGGCCTACGACCCCAAAACTGAGGCCATGTTCTCCATCGACGCTGCCGGGATGCACCTCGCGGGCGCGATGCGACCGACGACGCCCCCGCCGGGCTTCGACCTCGAAGCGAACCTCGAAACGGTCGACCGCCTGCGGGCCTACGACCCCGAAAAGAACCTCTACGGCCACGTCGGCCCGGGCGGCGACGACGCCGTTGCCGAACTTGACCGCTACGAGGCGATGCTCCCCGAGTGGGTCGACCTCCTGCGAGAAAAGCGGAACGAACACGAGGACGACGTCGGCGCCATCGTCGCTGACCTCGGCGACGAATGGCAAAGCCCGACCGTCCAGCGGGACGTGGCCGGCGTTCTCCACTACCTCGACGAGGACGACTAG
- a CDS encoding phosphoglycolate phosphatase, whose product MQPLAADIDGTLTRSDKSIDPRIFDAIREWEAPVVIATGKSFPYPVGLCEFLGVPLNVIAENGGAVYIEKADEVVYNGDPEGAKAVATEYIEAGHSLGWGEVDMVNRWRETEVAVARDQPLKPLERIAADHGMDVVDTGYAYHVKASEVDKATGLKTAARLLDLYPEEFAAVGDSENDAEMFEVTGRSFAVANADETAKAAADETTEASFADGFLEALERLREET is encoded by the coding sequence ATGCAGCCGCTGGCCGCCGACATCGACGGCACGCTCACACGGTCGGACAAGTCCATCGACCCGCGAATCTTCGATGCGATTCGGGAATGGGAGGCGCCGGTGGTCATCGCAACCGGCAAGTCGTTCCCCTATCCCGTCGGCCTCTGTGAATTTCTCGGGGTTCCGCTGAACGTTATCGCCGAAAACGGCGGTGCCGTCTACATCGAGAAGGCCGACGAAGTCGTCTACAACGGCGACCCGGAAGGGGCGAAGGCGGTCGCGACCGAGTATATCGAGGCGGGCCACTCGCTTGGCTGGGGCGAGGTCGACATGGTCAACCGCTGGCGGGAGACGGAGGTCGCTGTCGCCCGCGACCAGCCGTTGAAGCCGCTGGAGCGAATCGCCGCCGACCACGGCATGGACGTGGTCGATACCGGCTACGCCTACCACGTCAAGGCGTCGGAAGTCGACAAGGCGACGGGGCTGAAAACCGCGGCCCGACTCTTGGACCTTTACCCGGAGGAGTTCGCCGCCGTCGGCGATTCGGAGAACGACGCCGAGATGTTCGAGGTCACGGGTCGGTCGTTCGCGGTGGCGAACGCCGATGAGACGGCGAAAGCGGCGGCCGACGAGACGACGGAGGCGAGTTTCGCCGACGGCTTTCTGGAGGCGCTGGAACGCCTCCGGGAAGAGACCTGA
- a CDS encoding GTPBP1 family GTP-binding protein: protein MSADRAALRQALEEGEREGGSVEFKERLTRGTHLADGRLESLVAQLRHRILSGDGEATYVVGVTDDGGIAGISPEAFSESMDVLSLLAEEAGAHIEDVETWGVSSDGTAAKRGAGPIDSKADENGLVGVATLKEGAVLDVDDDHIVVGTAGHVDHGKSTLVGSLVTGDPDDGQGGTRGFLDVQPHEMERGLSADLSYGVYGFDDEGAVRMDNPHRKSDRARVVEEADRLVSFVDTVGHEPWLRTTIRGLVGQKLDYGLLVVAADDGPTKTTREHLGILLATELPTIVAITKADMVSDERVSEVEREVERLLRNADKTPLPVERHGVEAAIEEINEQVVPVLTTSAVTMEGLPVLDELFERLPKTSATEGDFSMYIDRTYSVTGVGPVASGTIRSGSVQAGDELLVGPLADGTFQEVEVRSIEMHYHRVDEASAGRIVGIALKGINEADLDRGMVLLPRDADPDPVREFEAEVMVLNHPTRIDDGYEPVVHLETVSETVSIHPEGGQLLPGDSGMATIRFKFHPYLVEEGQRFVFREGSSKGVGTVTDVTPVE, encoded by the coding sequence ATGAGCGCCGACCGGGCCGCGCTCCGTCAGGCCCTGGAGGAGGGCGAACGGGAGGGCGGCAGCGTCGAATTCAAAGAACGGCTCACACGCGGAACGCACCTTGCTGACGGACGTCTCGAATCCCTCGTCGCCCAGTTGCGACACCGCATCCTCTCGGGGGACGGCGAGGCGACCTACGTCGTCGGCGTCACCGACGACGGCGGTATCGCCGGTATCTCGCCGGAGGCCTTCTCCGAGTCGATGGACGTCCTCTCCCTTTTGGCCGAGGAGGCGGGCGCCCACATCGAGGACGTCGAGACGTGGGGCGTCAGCTCCGACGGGACGGCCGCCAAACGGGGCGCCGGTCCAATCGACAGCAAGGCCGACGAGAACGGCCTTGTCGGCGTGGCGACGCTCAAAGAAGGCGCCGTCCTCGACGTCGACGACGACCACATCGTCGTCGGGACCGCCGGCCACGTCGACCACGGCAAATCCACGCTCGTCGGGTCGCTGGTGACCGGCGACCCCGACGACGGTCAGGGCGGGACGCGTGGCTTCCTCGACGTCCAGCCCCACGAGATGGAACGCGGCCTTTCGGCGGACCTCTCGTACGGCGTCTACGGCTTCGACGACGAGGGCGCAGTCCGGATGGACAACCCCCACCGAAAATCCGACCGGGCGCGGGTCGTCGAGGAGGCGGACCGACTCGTCTCCTTTGTCGACACCGTGGGCCACGAACCGTGGCTCCGGACGACGATTCGCGGTCTCGTCGGGCAGAAACTCGATTACGGCCTGCTCGTCGTGGCGGCCGATGACGGCCCGACGAAGACGACACGCGAGCATCTCGGCATCCTGCTGGCGACCGAACTGCCGACCATCGTCGCGATTACGAAAGCCGACATGGTGAGCGACGAACGGGTCAGTGAGGTCGAACGCGAGGTCGAACGCCTGCTCCGGAACGCCGACAAGACGCCGCTGCCGGTCGAACGGCACGGCGTCGAGGCAGCCATCGAGGAGATAAACGAGCAGGTCGTTCCCGTGCTGACGACCAGTGCAGTGACGATGGAGGGCCTGCCCGTCCTCGACGAACTCTTCGAGCGCCTGCCGAAGACGAGCGCGACGGAGGGCGACTTCTCGATGTACATCGACCGCACCTACAGCGTGACCGGCGTCGGCCCCGTCGCTTCGGGGACTATTCGCTCCGGCAGCGTGCAGGCGGGCGACGAACTGCTCGTCGGGCCGCTGGCGGACGGCACGTTTCAGGAGGTCGAGGTCCGCTCCATCGAGATGCACTACCACCGGGTCGACGAGGCCTCGGCGGGCCGCATCGTCGGCATCGCCCTGAAGGGCATCAACGAGGCCGACCTCGACCGCGGGATGGTGCTGTTGCCGCGGGATGCGGACCCCGACCCGGTCCGGGAGTTCGAAGCCGAGGTGATGGTCCTGAACCACCCGACCCGTATCGACGACGGCTACGAGCCGGTCGTCCACCTCGAAACCGTCAGCGAGACGGTGTCCATCCACCCGGAGGGCGGCCAACTGCTGCCGGGCGATTCCGGGATGGCGACGATTCGGTTCAAGTTCCACCCCTATCTCGTCGAGGAGGGCCAGCGGTTCGTCTTCCGCGAGGGCAGTTCGAAGGGCGTCGGCACGGTGACGGACGTCACGCCTGTCGAGTAA
- a CDS encoding HAD family hydrolase, translating into MQLDAVLFDIDDTLCRYRRSGADVLDAAFERTGHDPFITLSEYHDRYPEFVDDSDSMADLRERCFAAIAETKGRDPETGRTVARAYAAERDHANVEPLPGVEEALSAVEGLPVGVVTNGAPEMQSQKLAGIGLDDAFDTVVYAGYDAPAKPHPEPFETALSELSASPDRTLHVGNSLQSDIAGARAAGLGSVWVPDSDEPADPEPDYTLSTLSEFPSLLSERTATDL; encoded by the coding sequence GTGCAACTCGACGCGGTCCTCTTCGATATCGACGACACGCTCTGCCGGTATCGCCGGTCGGGCGCGGACGTCCTCGATGCGGCCTTCGAGCGGACGGGCCACGACCCCTTCATCACCCTCTCGGAGTACCACGACCGTTACCCCGAGTTCGTCGACGACAGCGACTCGATGGCCGACCTCCGCGAGCGGTGTTTCGCGGCCATCGCCGAGACGAAGGGCCGAGACCCCGAAACCGGCCGCACGGTCGCACGCGCCTACGCTGCCGAACGCGACCACGCCAACGTCGAACCCCTCCCCGGCGTCGAAGAGGCCCTGTCGGCTGTCGAGGGACTGCCCGTCGGCGTCGTGACAAACGGCGCGCCCGAGATGCAATCACAGAAACTCGCCGGCATCGGACTGGATGACGCCTTCGATACGGTCGTCTACGCCGGCTACGACGCGCCGGCCAAGCCACACCCCGAACCGTTCGAGACGGCGCTATCGGAACTGTCCGCGAGTCCCGACCGGACGCTCCACGTCGGCAACTCCCTGCAGTCGGATATCGCCGGCGCTCGGGCGGCCGGCCTCGGGTCGGTGTGGGTGCCCGACAGCGACGAACCCGCCGACCCGGAGCCGGATTACACCCTCTCGACGCTTTCGGAGTTCCCGTCGCTGCTTTCCGAACGGACCGCTACTGATTTATAA
- a CDS encoding heavy-metal-associated domain-containing protein, with product MSHRTISVTDMACTGCEENVEDALEALDGISAVEADHEADTVEIEADDGVSDEEVAAAIEDAGYEVAG from the coding sequence ATGAGCCATCGAACGATTTCGGTCACCGACATGGCCTGTACCGGCTGTGAGGAGAACGTCGAGGACGCCCTCGAAGCCCTTGACGGCATCTCGGCTGTGGAGGCCGACCACGAGGCGGATACCGTCGAAATCGAAGCCGACGACGGCGTCTCCGACGAGGAGGTCGCCGCAGCCATCGAGGACGCTGGCTACGAAGTGGCCGGGTGA